The Cervus elaphus chromosome 9, mCerEla1.1, whole genome shotgun sequence genomic interval AACATTTGATAGCAGAGAGGTGAAATACAAGAAACAGCAAGGAAGAGCCTTACCTGAATCCAGGTAATCAATAACATCAGGAAAGCCTGAAGAGTCAAGAGGCAGATCCCACTGGGAGCTCTATGTCCTTGGTGAACAGATTCTACAACCCAGGGAGGATTGATCAGATCGGTCAGTGGGATCTCTCTCATTGCAAGAAAGATCTTGCAACCTTATTAAAGGAAATGGGCCAGAAATGGAATCAGGAGGGACTTAggaaatgtaaagaaaagaaatttccaggagaaataaagTCTTGTGTGGTCAGAACACCTCAAGAATATCCTCCTGTCTTATGAAAATAGCAGTTTCTGTGGTGCTATGGGTACTTCCCAAGCTGAGGGAGAAAATACTAAATGCCTTTCACCATGGTTCTGAAGAAATGCACTTAAGACTGGTTAAAAACGGAACAAAATGAGTCTGAAAGAGTCTAGAAATCTAGGAAAACCTGAAAGCGAAAGTTCCATGCTAAAACCTGAAAGCGAAAGTTCCATGCTAAAACCTGGCAAAATCTTTAAGGGTTAAGAAAGAGTCTTTCAGGAACAAAAATTAGAGCACATAGAGACCAGACATTCCTCATCCCAAAAGAAAGCAGTGTGGGAGTGAGTCAGACCAGAAGAAAAGGGGCTTCTAATTGGTAGAAAATATAGAGCCTCTCACCTGTGGAAGAAACCCCTTGCTGGGCTAGGTCAAGCATCTATCTAAGAGACTTTATTCCTTGCCAACCCTCACTGCCATCCATTGTTCTCCATTCTGCTGTGACTGAGGAAAAGTTACTTCTGCTTTCAGGAATCCTTAGAGAACCATCTTCCACAACATATTTGTTCCCAGTCCCTTGTAATTAAATCTCTTGGGGAAGGAAGTCTCCTTCAAAGTTATCTGATCACCTGATCTCACCACAAGACAAAATATCTCCTGGGGATATGTGGAGAAGAAAACTGGGGAGAGATTCTATGGGACAATCTGGGGGAAACTGGCTCTCCTTCCATTCCAAAATGGAATGGGAAACATTGGCTTTTGTTCTGAATTGTGGTCCACTTTGTGCATGTCCAGTAAAGAATGTGTGTAGATGAAGCTACCAGGACATCTTCCAGAGTCTTCCAGACTGTTGCCCCTCTGAttccttctgcctcctcccaTTATCTAGGTTAAATGAAGAGTGTgcactgtgtgctcagtcatgtctgattatttgtgacaacatgggctgtagtccaccaggttcctctgtccgtgaaatttttcaggcaagaatactagactgggttgccatttcctactccaggagagcTTCTCGACCCAGAGATCCAATCTatctctcctgcatctcctgcattggcaggcagattctttaccactgcaccaccagggagacCCAGGATAAATGAAGAGATGCCCACCCAAAATCACACTGACCCTTCTAACCTCTGAGTTCAATTTTGCTGCAATTCAAAGTCCTCAAGAGATGAAAGAGTCAACAAATAATCTGTTGTGATAAAGTGGTAATCTGTCCCTGGACTGACCTCCTCCTGCCCATTTTTCTGTCATCTCTAACCCAGTTGAGCTTTTGTTATactaaaaaatttacaaaaagtaAAGGTAGCAAAGCACAGACACTTTACCTTGAAGTCAGGCGGAGCTGTGTGTCCATGTTGTTTAAACTTCTTTTAGGCAAGGGACCCATGTGAACCCCAGTGTCCTCATTTgtataatggaaataataattttaactataaaatatttgttctgAGAATTAAACTGAATAGACAAACTAAAGTCCCCTCCCTGTTATAGAGATGCAATTACTATTGTAACATCCCTCCATTCCCTCTAAAGCCCCAAAATAGAGACAAAATACAGACTTTACAAAAATTGTTTATAAATCTCATTAAACAAATAAAGCCTATAGCAAGCAGCAGAAACAAtactgaggaggaagaagaatctAATTTCCAGAGTTACCAcattataatattcaaaatatccaaTTTTCAGTGAAAAATCACAAACTATAAAgacaagaaatgcaaagaagctaTCCTTGAGAAAGCACAGACATTAAACCTACCAGACAAAGACTTAAGTCAACTGACTTAAATATTCTCCAAGTGCTGAAGGAAACTATGGGGGAAAAGCTACAGAAACTAGGGGAAAAATCCATGAATAAATAGAGAATATCAATAAgagatataaattataaaatgaaacaaacattcTGAACCTGAAAAGtacataactgaaatgaaaaactcaCTAGAGTCATCAATATcacactttaaaaagcaaaataaaaatgagagccCTTGATTAGGGTCAATTCAGATTAGCAAGTCtaagaagtagaaagaaaaaagaaagaagaataattAAAAGAATCTAAGAGGTCACAGGAAGTGGGGGCCCCACCCCCTAACGTCAGGGGCCGGAAGGGAGCGTTGCTGGGGCACGGGTGTGAGCGAAGGCGACCGTGAGGAGAGGAGAGCGTGTCTCCGCTGAGCACTTTGGATTTGGCTCCTTAAATCCCAACATGGAAGAAACTTACATCGATACTCTGGACCCTGAAAAGCTGTTACAATGCCCCTATGATAAAAACCACCAGATCAGGGCCTGCAGGTTTCCTTATCACCTTATCAAGTGCAGAAAGAATCATCCTGATGTCGCAAACAAACTGGCGACTTGTCCCTTCAATGCTCGCCATCAGGTTCCTCGGGCTGAAATCAGTCATCATATCTCGAGCTGTGATGACAAAAGCTGTATTGAGCAGGATGTAGTCAACCAAACCAGGAACCTTGGACAGGAGACTCTGGCTGAGAGCACGTGGCAGTGCCCTCCCTGCGATGAAGACTGGGATAAAGATCTGTGGGAAGAGACCAGCACCCCCTTTGTCTGGGGCACAGCCAGCTACTGTGGCAACAATAGCCCTGCAAGCAACATAGTTATGGAACATAAGAGTAACCTGGCTTCAGGCATGCGCGTTCCCAAGTCTCTGCCATATGTTCTGccatggaaaaacaatggaaatgcaCAGTAACTGAATATTTCATCAAATGCCAAACCCTGGAAGACTCTTCTTCCTGCTGTAGTgggttcttcatttttttttctcctaatctaATTATAGAAAGATAAACTGTCtgtgactttcaaaaaaaaaaaaagaatctaagagACTATAGGATGTCATCAAGCAAAGCAAcacaaacatttctttcttttcaagaaagagaggaaagaaagacactgtaagaatattttttaaagaatatcgaAACGGTTCAAGTTTGATAAAAAGACTTGAATCAACACATTTAAGTTCAATGAAtttcaaaaaacacaaacatgagaTATCTTTACAGTgacatattataattaaattattGGATGGTAAGAACAAAGAGAatccttttttaatatatttttttattgaaggatagctgctttacagtattctgttattttctgtcaaacctcaacatgaatcggctataggtatacacatatcccctcccttttgaacctctcttccatctcctaccgcatcccacccctctagattggtacagagcctctgtttgagtttccttggctatctattttacatatggtaatgtaagtttccatgttactctttccctacatctcaccctctcctctcctctccccatgtccataagtctattttctatctgtttctccattgctgccctgtacataaattcttcagcaccattttttctagatagcatatatatgtgttcaaatacgatatttatctttctctttctgagtcacttcactctgtataataggttctaggttcattcacctcatcagaactgactcaaatgtgttccttttcatagctgagtaatattccattgcctttcttagggactggaatgaaaactgaccttttctagtcctgtggccactgctgagttttccaaatttgctggcatattgagtgcagcactttaacagcatcatctctcaggatttgaaatagcccaactggaattccatcacctccactagctttgttcgcagtgatgcttcctaaggcccacttgactttgtattccagccTGGGTTAAGTTTTTTCaacttaattcattttttttataaaactggTTCATAGTGTCATTGGTCTTTTCTGTATCTatattgtttatttctgctttgattgTCATCTTTTCTTCTCTAGTGTATTTTGgctcctttgttctttttccttccttgagTTGTATAGTGTGATTgttcatttgagatttttttctggtttcttttaatGTTGGTGtttattgctatgaactttcctcttagaatttATTTTGTTGCATCCCGTGAATTTCAGTGTATTGAATGTccccttttaatttttgtctcaaggtatttttaatgcttcttttgatttgttctttgatccattggttgttcagTAGCATTTCTGTTCTAATCTTCACTTTCCAAAACAGATATAGTTTTACTTTTGCAGAACTTTAAGTACAGAAATAATCACAGTTGCCAAAGCAAATTTGGCACCTGAatagtgcttttaaaaatgttttcatacaTATATCCCTTTTGATGTCTTCTTCTTGCCTTCATTCTATAAGGTTTATTAAGTAACTACTACCTATGAGGCACAGAACCAGGTActggaaataaataatttattagcaGTTAgggatatatttgtattttttttatttaagtataattgatttacaatgttttgctaATCTccactatacagcaaagtgactcagttttacatatatatatatattctttttaaaatgttcttttccattatggtttatcccaggagattggatatagttccctgtgctacacagtaggactttGCTGCTTACTTATTCTAAATGTAGTAGTTttcatctactaaccccaaactcccattccacacctctccctcccccacatcCCTTAGACTAGGAGCCATCCAATAAAGAATCATAGAGACTCAATTTCTCCCATCtagaaagtttttatttaaaatatttatatttattaggtGAAATCATCAACTAAATAATATAGAtgatacataaatgaaaaaagactGTGCCCAGGACAtagcaagcactcaataaaaCACAACTATAAccaagaagaattaaaaatagagtgaATTTCCTTCAAAGACTTCATAAATgatcaataatgataataataacaatgccTTGCTTCCTCATGGTGCTTTAGATTTACATACAGTTATCCCAACAAAATCCCTGTGAGGCTGGGCAGTGTCATGATTCCCGTTTATTGATGAGAAAGCAGTCACTCACAAACTGAGAATGACTTGCCAACATTATGCAAACAGGAGGTGGCAGCACCAGGCTCCAGATGCCCTGGTGTTCAGCGCCAGTTGCCAACCCTGCAGTGATCCAGCCCCTTCTTCAAGGCGCCCATCACCTCCCGATTTCTCAAGCTATAAATGAGAGGATTGAGCATAGGCGTAAGGACTGTGTAGAAGAGAGAGACCACCTTGTCATGGCTTGGGGCCCGGTAGCGCCTAGGCCTAAGGTAGATGAACATGGCTGCCCCATAGAAGAGGGACACAGCAGTAAGGTGGGAAGAACAGGTGGCCAGAGCCTTTTTACGAGCATAAGCAGAATGCATATGGAGCACAGCTCCCAAAATTCGGGCATAGGAAGCCACAATGATGGAGAAGGGCAGGAGCAGCATGAA includes:
- the LOC122699989 gene encoding gametocyte-specific factor 1, which gives rise to MEETYIDTLDPEKLLQCPYDKNHQIRACRFPYHLIKCRKNHPDVANKLATCPFNARHQVPRAEISHHISSCDDKSCIEQDVVNQTRNLGQETLAESTWQCPPCDEDWDKDLWEETSTPFVWGTASYCGNNSPASNIVMEHKSNLASGMRVPKSLPYVLPWKNNGNAQ